A part of Bacteroidia bacterium genomic DNA contains:
- a CDS encoding 3-hydroxyacyl-CoA dehydrogenase NAD-binding domain-containing protein, whose translation MITLVRNPFLTVELQDNIAIIWLDQQDSPLNKISPELVLSFAKVVDEIEHNAEIKGAVLISRKKDFIAGADIEQFLRMGPGEAAESGMIGHGILNRLAASKKNYIAAIHGACMGAGLEIALACHGRIAVEEKSTVFSLPEVKLGLLPGGGGTQRLPRLIGIRQALEIMLTGKNVYVYEAETLGIIDRTCTSDQLLDQAKKIANAPRIRRKSKLSFSQKLTEMLPATRALIFQKAREKVMEKTQGNYPAPLHIIDCVEAGFRSGVRRGSHMEIQFFDELVQSNVSRQLIGVFFSMTEMKKNPYQTAFTPIGQIGIIGAGRIGAGISVTSAINGFDLRVKDLSKAPLDKVLTQLQADLQRRLQKKALTITESNRIAENVYTDTSYSVFSGADIIIETAEENLALKQQILRETEAVTPSHCLFATGTASLSVSEIASVSQRPSQVVGVNYFYPVSDTLLLEIVTTEKTSEQTIASVFDMGVRQGKTCIVVKDGPGFYTNRILAAMLNEAMILLEEGGEIAKTDFVMQKFGFPMGPHALMDLLGLDILHKGTSGALQNLFESRGGKFGVNLGKMVEEGYFGRKNNRGFYQYTTGEDGKKVKGEINREVYKLLGGTKRRTFSSIRIQHRLALRLVNEAAYCLGEGIIRSPRDGDIGAIFGPGFPAFLGGPFRYADSMGIPKILHMLRELEDDFGSRFKPAPIFSDLAEQGMRFY comes from the coding sequence ACAAAATCTCACCGGAGCTTGTCCTCTCATTTGCAAAAGTTGTAGATGAAATTGAGCATAATGCGGAGATCAAGGGTGCCGTACTTATCAGCAGAAAAAAAGACTTCATTGCAGGCGCCGATATCGAGCAATTTTTAAGAATGGGGCCGGGGGAAGCCGCCGAGTCAGGCATGATTGGTCATGGTATTCTGAACCGGCTCGCTGCTTCGAAGAAAAATTATATCGCCGCTATCCATGGTGCCTGCATGGGGGCAGGACTGGAAATCGCGCTCGCATGCCACGGTCGGATTGCTGTAGAAGAAAAATCCACTGTTTTTTCGCTTCCCGAAGTCAAGTTAGGTCTTTTGCCCGGTGGCGGAGGTACCCAGCGTCTTCCCCGGCTGATCGGCATCCGCCAGGCACTGGAAATCATGCTTACAGGCAAAAATGTGTATGTTTACGAAGCAGAAACCCTCGGCATCATTGACCGTACCTGCACATCAGATCAGCTGTTGGACCAGGCCAAAAAAATCGCAAATGCGCCGCGAATCCGAAGGAAAAGTAAACTTTCCTTTTCGCAAAAGCTGACAGAAATGCTTCCGGCAACCCGGGCGCTGATATTCCAGAAAGCACGCGAAAAGGTAATGGAGAAAACCCAGGGCAACTACCCCGCACCGCTCCATATTATTGACTGTGTAGAAGCGGGCTTTCGCAGCGGGGTGCGCAGGGGATCGCATATGGAGATTCAATTTTTTGACGAGCTGGTACAATCAAACGTCTCCAGACAGTTGATCGGCGTATTTTTCTCCATGACAGAGATGAAGAAAAATCCTTACCAGACCGCTTTCACACCCATTGGACAAATCGGCATAATCGGTGCAGGGCGTATCGGCGCAGGGATTTCTGTTACAAGCGCCATCAATGGGTTTGATCTCAGGGTGAAAGATCTCTCTAAAGCCCCACTGGATAAAGTACTCACTCAGTTGCAAGCCGATCTTCAGCGAAGATTGCAGAAAAAGGCGCTGACAATCACCGAGTCTAATCGTATTGCAGAAAACGTATATACAGACACCAGCTATTCCGTATTTTCTGGCGCAGACATCATCATTGAAACCGCAGAGGAAAACCTCGCCCTTAAGCAACAAATTCTCAGAGAAACAGAAGCTGTCACTCCTTCCCACTGCCTTTTTGCTACCGGAACTGCCTCGCTTTCCGTTTCAGAAATCGCAAGCGTATCTCAAAGGCCTTCTCAGGTTGTGGGGGTAAACTATTTCTATCCTGTCAGTGATACACTTTTGCTGGAAATCGTTACCACCGAAAAAACCAGCGAACAAACCATTGCCAGTGTATTTGATATGGGTGTGCGCCAGGGAAAAACGTGTATCGTGGTGAAAGATGGCCCGGGGTTTTATACCAACCGTATTCTGGCAGCTATGCTAAATGAGGCCATGATCCTGCTGGAAGAAGGCGGAGAAATTGCAAAAACTGACTTCGTCATGCAAAAATTCGGGTTTCCCATGGGCCCTCATGCACTCATGGATTTACTGGGACTCGATATTTTGCATAAAGGGACATCTGGTGCTCTCCAGAACCTGTTTGAATCCAGAGGTGGGAAATTTGGTGTCAATCTTGGGAAAATGGTAGAAGAGGGTTATTTCGGAAGAAAAAATAACCGCGGTTTTTACCAGTACACCACAGGTGAAGATGGTAAAAAAGTGAAAGGGGAAATCAACCGTGAGGTTTATAAGCTTTTGGGCGGCACAAAACGCCGTACCTTCTCCAGCATCCGTATTCAGCACCGGCTGGCTTTGCGACTGGTCAATGAAGCGGCTTATTGCCTGGGGGAAGGGATTATCCGATCGCCCCGCGATGGAGATATCGGCGCGATCTTCGGACCAGGGTTTCCCGCATTTCTGGGGGGGCCATTTCGATATGCCGATAGCATGGGGATTCCCAAAATCCTCCACATGCTGCGCGAACTGGAAGATGACTTTGGAAGCCGTTTTAAGCCTGCGCCTATTTTTTCAGACCTGGCAGAACAAGGCATGCGGTTTTATTAA
- a CDS encoding type II toxin-antitoxin system RelE/ParE family toxin: MKEYIAYKGQAFQIEWYYSENGKSQPLDYAERLSVKDKAKLANLLRLMGDIGKIRGEDRFRNEGDQVYVFKPQPHRFLCFFVSGQKIIITNAFQKKQQKLPKGEKDRALRAMNDYQQRIQEGNYYKL; encoded by the coding sequence ATGAAAGAATATATTGCATATAAAGGGCAAGCCTTTCAAATTGAATGGTACTATTCCGAAAATGGAAAAAGCCAGCCGCTTGATTATGCGGAAAGGCTTTCCGTAAAAGATAAAGCAAAGCTTGCAAACCTTCTGCGTTTGATGGGAGATATAGGAAAGATTCGGGGAGAAGATAGGTTTCGTAACGAAGGGGATCAAGTATATGTGTTCAAACCCCAACCGCATAGATTTTTATGTTTCTTTGTCTCTGGACAGAAGATTATTATTACAAATGCCTTTCAAAAAAAGCAGCAAAAACTTCCTAAAGGAGAAAAAGACCGTGCATTAAGAGCAATGAATGACTATCAGCAAAGAATACAGGAGGGTAATTATTATAAGCTCTAA
- a CDS encoding DUF1266 domain-containing protein, translated as MEVTPNSPYIIAAIGAILMLLSYRGILRKQVRTISGIRTSAEFIYYLVIAAYIAGALVATAFATIQFHITRGWWGAILYLLSVVFASVFIHKFRSIVRGILLGIKRMLTPRAKPPGPSPKTWALATVAIMSNVKGLSHHLLGGAEPSERRKALAQKQLSKEWEIDDAEEFEEVQEWLFEKGHRAEFSEMITKITAMTPMQIDEYVRQFIPTIKDAQEREEEIHRVEMIRNNQGDVQNTSFLAWDVLRFIDNCRTGYLAEYIDEEDAWNRIISAAQVLQSRFDSWQELADSFLLGREFWSGVETSRDGSVYQKAYERLIQEEKSPWNKIIWDLPLYNRG; from the coding sequence ATGGAAGTGACACCCAATAGCCCCTATATAATTGCAGCCATCGGTGCTATACTTATGTTATTGAGCTATAGGGGGATCCTTCGTAAACAGGTTCGCACAATCTCCGGTATCCGTACCTCCGCTGAATTTATTTACTACCTCGTCATTGCGGCCTATATCGCCGGGGCATTGGTCGCTACGGCATTTGCTACCATACAATTTCATATCACGCGCGGTTGGTGGGGGGCAATACTGTACCTGCTTTCTGTGGTTTTTGCGTCTGTATTTATCCATAAATTTCGCAGTATCGTCAGAGGAATTTTGCTGGGAATAAAACGAATGCTCACTCCCAGGGCTAAACCGCCCGGGCCTTCCCCCAAAACCTGGGCTCTGGCAACTGTAGCCATTATGTCAAATGTCAAAGGATTAAGTCATCATCTGCTTGGGGGTGCAGAGCCCTCCGAAAGGAGAAAAGCTCTCGCCCAAAAACAACTCAGCAAAGAATGGGAAATTGACGACGCCGAAGAGTTTGAGGAAGTCCAGGAATGGCTGTTTGAAAAAGGACATCGGGCAGAATTTAGTGAGATGATTACAAAAATCACCGCCATGACGCCCATGCAAATTGACGAATATGTAAGACAGTTTATTCCGACGATCAAAGATGCGCAGGAAAGAGAAGAAGAAATTCACCGGGTGGAGATGATCAGGAATAATCAGGGTGATGTGCAAAATACAAGTTTCCTCGCCTGGGACGTTCTACGGTTTATTGACAATTGTCGTACAGGTTATCTGGCAGAATATATAGATGAAGAAGACGCCTGGAACAGAATCATTTCAGCTGCCCAGGTATTGCAGTCGCGTTTTGATTCATGGCAGGAACTGGCTGACAGCTTCCTGCTCGGAAGAGAATTCTGGTCAGGAGTGGAAACCAGTCGCGACGGAAGTGTGTATCAAAAGGCTTACGAAAGACTCATTCAGGAAGAAAAAAGTCCCTGGAATAAAATAATCTGGGATTTGCCGTTATATAACAGAGGATGA